One window of the Natronomonas marina genome contains the following:
- a CDS encoding universal stress protein yields MGTILLATDGSEYARAAARQAIDLAEDRGATLHVICVVDQRRFDDPALSSAELATIYAEDHASVCVREVTGMAEARDVRVQGDTRHGIPPEVILEYADEIDADLILIGEHGEHDEHFSGVGRKVLKESNREVRVIEAGI; encoded by the coding sequence ATGGGAACGATCCTGCTAGCCACGGATGGCAGCGAATACGCACGAGCGGCGGCCAGACAGGCCATCGATCTCGCCGAGGATCGCGGGGCGACGCTGCACGTCATCTGCGTCGTCGACCAGCGTCGATTCGACGATCCCGCGCTCAGTTCGGCGGAACTGGCGACCATCTACGCGGAGGACCACGCCTCCGTCTGCGTTCGAGAGGTGACCGGCATGGCCGAAGCGCGGGACGTTCGCGTCCAAGGTGACACCCGGCACGGAATCCCTCCCGAAGTGATCCTCGAGTACGCCGACGAGATCGACGCCGATCTCATCCTCATCGGCGAGCACGGCGAACACGACGAGCACTTCTCGGGCGTCGGACGGAAGGTCCTCAAGGAGAGTAACAGAGAGGTACGCGTCATCGAAGCGGGAATCTGA
- a CDS encoding SDR family NAD(P)-dependent oxidoreductase, translating to MLSDKVAIVTGGATGIGKAIAAEYVEQGAEVVICGRTESTGTATAEAVGCEFRQCDVTAFEEVEALVEGVVDDHGRLDVMVNNAGIGSESSLDDMSLEEWRNVISTNLDGVMHGSKAALPHLLRSEGCIVNIESIYGLRGGKGAAAYSAAKGGVVNFTQQLAVDFADDGVRVNGICPGFVRTPMTDDLLETERFYEFIRSRTPMERPAEPEEIAPLAAFLASDGASYITGANVPVDGGWTAF from the coding sequence ATGCTCTCGGACAAGGTAGCAATCGTCACGGGCGGCGCCACGGGCATCGGGAAGGCGATAGCGGCCGAATACGTCGAACAGGGCGCGGAGGTCGTCATCTGTGGACGGACCGAGTCGACGGGAACGGCGACCGCCGAGGCGGTCGGCTGCGAGTTTCGGCAGTGCGACGTGACGGCGTTCGAGGAGGTGGAGGCGCTCGTCGAGGGCGTCGTCGACGACCACGGCCGACTGGACGTCATGGTCAACAACGCCGGCATCGGGAGCGAGTCGAGTCTGGACGACATGAGCTTAGAGGAGTGGCGGAACGTCATCTCGACCAACCTCGACGGCGTCATGCACGGGTCGAAGGCTGCGCTGCCGCACCTCCTCCGGTCGGAGGGCTGTATCGTCAACATCGAGTCGATTTACGGTCTCCGGGGCGGGAAGGGCGCCGCCGCCTACTCGGCGGCGAAGGGCGGCGTCGTCAACTTCACCCAGCAACTCGCCGTCGACTTCGCCGACGACGGGGTCCGCGTGAACGGCATCTGCCCCGGGTTCGTCAGGACGCCGATGACCGACGACCTGCTGGAGACGGAGCGGTTCTACGAGTTCATCAGGTCCCGAACGCCGATGGAGCGGCCCGCCGAACCGGAGGAAATCGCGCCGCTTGCCGCGTTCCTCGCCTCCGACGGCGCCTCCTACATCACTGGTGCCAACGTCCCGGTCGACGGCGGGTGGACCGCGTTCTGA
- a CDS encoding SLC13 family permease encodes MSVPAGMGTLVELRVPSSSDLVGQRVGDIRFRQRYAATILAVRRGETVVRDSFENVVVAADDVLLVRTAGDNIDVLRDVQNLVVTAVVGEGLVDGPPSAGGTGREDRAWLALLVVAGVVSTAALGLVSIAVSALAGVVAMVVTGILEPGEAYDAVAWDVIFLLAGMIPLGIALENSGGSQFLAELVVLLARAVPPLAVVGLFYLVTALVTNVISNNATVVLLIPVAVDVAFQLGANPFAFVLAVTFAASTSFLTPIGYQTNLMVYGPGGTSSPTTSGSGHRCNSSWRSSRRSASGRSGACETRARRPERRARLPFRPVTGETTLLPAPVAFLFVPW; translated from the coding sequence ATGAGCGTCCCCGCCGGAATGGGGACGCTCGTCGAACTCCGGGTACCGTCGAGCTCGGACCTCGTCGGCCAGCGGGTCGGCGACATCCGGTTCCGGCAACGGTACGCGGCGACGATCCTGGCCGTCCGGCGCGGGGAGACGGTCGTCAGGGACTCCTTCGAGAACGTCGTGGTCGCGGCAGACGACGTTCTCCTGGTCCGGACTGCGGGTGACAACATCGACGTCCTTCGTGACGTCCAGAACCTCGTGGTGACCGCGGTCGTCGGCGAGGGCCTGGTCGACGGTCCCCCGAGTGCAGGCGGGACCGGCCGGGAGGACCGCGCGTGGCTGGCGCTCCTCGTCGTCGCCGGCGTCGTCTCGACGGCGGCGCTCGGGTTGGTCTCCATCGCGGTCTCGGCGCTCGCCGGCGTCGTCGCCATGGTCGTGACCGGCATCCTCGAACCTGGGGAGGCCTACGACGCCGTCGCCTGGGACGTGATATTCCTGCTGGCCGGGATGATCCCGCTCGGCATCGCCCTCGAGAACTCCGGCGGGTCGCAGTTCCTCGCGGAACTCGTCGTGCTGTTGGCCCGCGCCGTCCCGCCTCTGGCGGTCGTCGGTCTCTTCTACCTCGTGACGGCCCTCGTGACGAACGTCATCAGCAACAACGCGACCGTCGTTCTGCTGATCCCCGTGGCCGTCGACGTCGCCTTCCAGCTCGGTGCGAATCCCTTCGCGTTCGTCCTCGCCGTGACGTTCGCGGCGAGTACGTCGTTTCTGACGCCGATCGGCTACCAGACGAACCTCATGGTGTACGGTCCCGGGGGTACGAGTTCGCCGACTACTTCCGGGTCGGGGCACCGCTGCAACTCCTCCTGGCGGTCGTCACGACGGTCGGCATCTGGGCGTTCTGGGGCGTGTGAGACGCGGGCGAGACGGCCGGAGCGACGGGCGAGGCTACCGTTCCGGCCAGTGACGGGCGAGACCACCCTTTTGCCCGCGCCCGTCGCGTTCCTGTTCGTACCCTGGTGA